The Drosophila bipectinata strain 14024-0381.07 chromosome 3L, DbipHiC1v2, whole genome shotgun sequence region GGTTGTGCCCTTCCGGATTCCCTGAttagtttattaaaataaattaagatgCAGTGATAAATTAAtatgaaatcaaaaaaatatattggtACTAAGTAACCTTTGAATATTCAGGTAAtcgacatattttttattaagtgtacagatataaataaattcaatataTATTCATACCACACGCAAAACTATTTTTTCGTCAATTAGAGAAGATTCTGAAAATTCAAAATGTCTTTCGATTTAAATCATAAGTACTGGGTGTCCACCAGAAAGGATATCGCCCAGCTTATTAAAAAGCAGAAccgtttgaaaaaaattgaaccaCCTGACGAGAAGGCAGTTTCCTTTAAAATATTCGCTGAACTTTATGTCTTGTATGTGGAGTTGGTGGCAAAGTTGGGTTTCATCTACCATCATACCTTCCAAGTGCAAAAACGAGCCGTGGTGCGGACCCTTGTTGAAAGTGCCACCCAGCAGTTGATGAAACTCAAGGAGGAGCTAAAGGAATTGGAGATGAGCGAGTACGTTTATTTGGACAAAGCTTTGATCGCCAGAAAACTGACACCCCGGGACTTGGTTATATGGAGATCTCCTCAGTTTCTCTACCGCCGTCCACTGGATATTCAAAATATCATTGCGGACAATAGACTGTACATGAACGATGTGGAAAAGGAAGAGAAGGCAGCCAAGGATTGGATGCCTATCACCGACGCTGTGAAGCTGATCCAGGCCCATGAAAGAGCGCGACGAGCTCGTGTATATAAGTCAAATCTCAAGTTCGATAAAAAGAAGTTCCTCAAGGTGTTTcagaggaaaaaaataaactatcgGTTCACCTTCAAACCCGATCAGACCATGAGTATACCCGTTAAAAGAACCATATTCACTGCAGATTTCATCAAAAATACAGAGGACTGTCAGTATTTAAGGACCAAAGATGATGTAGGAGACACTCCAGCATTCTTTGGTAATTTTCCACATTAAACCCTAAGACTTTAGTTAACATTATTTTCCCTTTTGTAGATGAAGAAGCTTACAATTTGAAAAGAAATAAGGCAGCCACTGAAATCCAAAGATGGTGGAGAGGTTACAGGGCGAggaaaattgttaaaataaagaaacgcTTCAAAGAAGAGCTCTATGGTatgaaaaaaatgagaaaactCAAAAGACCGAACCAGAGAGCCAACGCGGTTATGGaaatgtataaaaatgaaatgctGAAGAAAAAACTGGACGAGGAATACATCAACTTAATGCTCGACGAACGTACAAGGCTGTTGCAAGTGCGTAGTCCCTGGATGATGGAGGATATATCTGATCATATTCGAGCTTGGTTTGCTGAATTGTGAGTCAAGATTCTATCCTAAAAAGGCCTTTTATTACTTACTATTACTTTCAGCTATGAAAAGACCCAAGATTTCCATCCTTACCCCGATCCTGTTAAGAAGGGCACTGTTTTAGTGGTCATCGATGAAACCATGACTCCAATGGAGTTTCAGCAGACCTTGGGCAAGAAGCCAATGACCAAGGAAGAGAAGAAAAAGCTTAAGGATAAGgagagaaaagaaaagagaaagaagAAGGAGAAAATAAAGCTAGTAAAAATGAAGGAAGCTAAGCGCAGGAAGAAGCTAAGAGATGCGGGAATCATCGACATTGG contains the following coding sequences:
- the LOC108120865 gene encoding dynein regulatory complex protein 11; this translates as MSFDLNHKYWVSTRKDIAQLIKKQNRLKKIEPPDEKAVSFKIFAELYVLYVELVAKLGFIYHHTFQVQKRAVVRTLVESATQQLMKLKEELKELEMSEYVYLDKALIARKLTPRDLVIWRSPQFLYRRPLDIQNIIADNRLYMNDVEKEEKAAKDWMPITDAVKLIQAHERARRARVYKSNLKFDKKKFLKVFQRKKINYRFTFKPDQTMSIPVKRTIFTADFIKNTEDCQYLRTKDDVGDTPAFFDEEAYNLKRNKAATEIQRWWRGYRARKIVKIKKRFKEELYGMKKMRKLKRPNQRANAVMEMYKNEMLKKKLDEEYINLMLDERTRLLQVRSPWMMEDISDHIRAWFAEFYEKTQDFHPYPDPVKKGTVLVVIDETMTPMEFQQTLGKKPMTKEEKKKLKDKERKEKRKKKEKIKLVKMKEAKRRKKLRDAGIIDIGYEIGASKPIVAIEETMKKYAEDWRNVDEYLNKNHDPIKEWVIEDELAKIHQEVRGLVDEYMRVEYELLREALAKDKDEKYTPLKVKYPKQKKPKKKKKPKDPTGDRTLESLYNELKDGGIIEEVSTKDFDEFIADFNFVADDTRDEDDLTTLGPAKGDIKMVIQESMLGMGEFDIPKPKSLLLIGPLNSGKKLLCNIIASELDAVFMNLSPEKTYKYADDLKYFLHLIMKVAKAFQPTIMYIEEAHRLFWNKIPPEAQDINPRLLGASIASKILKPLKKNDKIVVVGTSNMPWSAKGGIRKAFQKILLIPRCDYGTSFLIWLELMTENCPDNMEEYAYSALARVLQAYNSGDITDNIKNTLSIERRMRLQTDALDPHEFLEYFINEEKPPLFPIEDKMMEKFNKWFGGTNRLMKLRKSFMAKKLEKSKKK